A part of Tardiphaga sp. vice304 genomic DNA contains:
- a CDS encoding EAL domain-containing protein, with protein sequence MKQYRPHLLVAFVLVIVASGGLHFGIRNQLTDLRFGSTPRAASGEIVLVAIDPRSIASIGVWPWPRTLHAQLIDRLRGAGVGDIVFDVDVSTPSNPAGDAAFAEALKSAGGSVVLPSFRQPTTTPNGQPGSLHVNRPLPAFLAQSWSAVVNVAVEPDGRVRRYPVSDRVDGQLVPSMAAIVAGQADLAKPPFLIDFGIRAASVPVVSYVDVLHGEAEALRAVNGKKVIIGGTALELGDRFSVPNGAVISGPLLQVLAAESLVQGRALSFSSSIVTLAGLLVIAAIMMLVWRRTSAGYRVSMLVGMAGAIEAGAWLLQSQFPIVLDTSLFLLATGVYLAAIALDEIDFRGVLARVAEKRFQRVTMVLGDGVMCADSRLTITMWNPGAEAIFGYTAHEVIGQPVDMLISVAEGQAALSSRIMASPQSTMRAAGGWVLELDGRRRNGETFALEVCLSRWDGPDGLNYGASLRDITARKREAEKIRYLAEHDVVTGLPNRNTLQIRLRSTIETAGASRPVSLLAIGIDEFEQANVMLGHGFGDNLLRAVAERLSGALDRGAMIARLEAGRFAVLADRMDRAQAAALAARCVAAFAQPVRVGDRAQQVAVNIGVAVLPGDGETAEAALGNAELALVQATLSNAANIVFYEARFRKEITDRLRTEVELVRALRLHEFELFYQPQVSLADRRVIGAEALIRWRHPERGLVPPIQFMPVVNASAISNQVAGWVLSTACRQGAAWAKAGHGIRIGVNLSPSQFSSGDLLVEVAAVLEASGLPPSLLELEVTEDILLEDKAAVLSIVRGLQALGVRLVFDDFGTGYGSLSYLKTFPLDGLKIDRSFVRELMLDASDAAIVGSTIELGKRLGLSVIAEGIEDNATAELLNEMGCKEGQGYYFGKPMPAAEFASTFVADEYLVMSARMSA encoded by the coding sequence GTGAAACAGTATCGGCCGCATCTTCTTGTCGCTTTCGTGCTGGTGATCGTCGCCTCCGGCGGCCTGCACTTCGGCATCCGCAATCAGTTGACGGATCTGCGGTTCGGCTCGACGCCACGGGCCGCCAGTGGGGAGATCGTGCTGGTCGCGATCGATCCCCGCTCGATCGCCAGCATCGGCGTCTGGCCGTGGCCACGCACGTTGCATGCGCAACTGATCGACAGGCTGCGCGGCGCCGGGGTCGGCGATATCGTGTTCGACGTGGATGTCAGCACGCCCTCGAATCCCGCGGGGGATGCAGCCTTCGCCGAAGCGCTGAAGTCCGCCGGCGGATCGGTGGTCCTACCGTCGTTCCGCCAGCCGACGACCACACCCAATGGCCAGCCCGGCTCGCTGCACGTCAACCGTCCGCTGCCGGCGTTCCTTGCACAATCCTGGTCGGCGGTCGTCAATGTCGCGGTGGAGCCCGATGGCCGAGTGCGTCGTTATCCGGTAAGCGACCGTGTCGATGGCCAGCTGGTGCCGTCGATGGCCGCTATCGTGGCCGGACAGGCCGATCTGGCGAAGCCGCCATTCCTGATCGACTTCGGCATCCGGGCTGCGTCGGTGCCGGTGGTGTCATATGTCGATGTCCTGCACGGCGAGGCCGAAGCCCTGCGGGCGGTGAACGGCAAGAAGGTGATCATCGGCGGCACCGCGCTTGAACTCGGTGATCGTTTCAGCGTGCCCAATGGCGCCGTGATTTCCGGACCATTGCTGCAGGTGCTGGCCGCGGAGTCGCTCGTGCAGGGGCGCGCACTCTCCTTCAGTTCATCCATTGTAACTCTGGCTGGGCTCCTGGTAATCGCAGCGATCATGATGCTGGTATGGCGACGCACGTCCGCCGGCTACCGCGTCAGCATGCTGGTCGGGATGGCCGGGGCGATCGAGGCCGGCGCCTGGCTTCTGCAAAGCCAATTCCCGATCGTGCTCGACACCTCGTTGTTCCTGCTGGCAACCGGTGTCTATCTGGCGGCGATCGCACTCGACGAGATCGACTTTCGCGGAGTTCTTGCCCGGGTCGCCGAGAAGCGCTTCCAGCGTGTCACCATGGTGCTCGGCGACGGCGTCATGTGCGCCGACTCCCGTCTGACGATCACCATGTGGAATCCCGGTGCCGAAGCGATCTTCGGCTACACCGCACACGAGGTCATCGGCCAACCGGTGGACATGCTTATCTCAGTCGCCGAGGGGCAGGCAGCGCTGTCGTCCCGGATTATGGCGAGCCCGCAATCGACCATGCGGGCGGCCGGCGGATGGGTGCTCGAACTCGACGGACGCCGCAGGAACGGTGAGACGTTTGCGCTCGAGGTCTGTCTGTCCAGGTGGGACGGCCCCGACGGGCTGAACTACGGCGCCAGTCTGCGGGATATAACGGCGCGCAAGCGCGAGGCCGAGAAAATCCGCTATCTCGCCGAGCACGACGTGGTGACCGGACTCCCGAACCGCAACACGTTGCAAATTCGCCTTAGGTCGACGATCGAGACCGCGGGCGCATCGCGCCCGGTGAGCCTCCTGGCGATCGGCATCGACGAGTTCGAACAGGCCAATGTCATGCTCGGTCATGGCTTCGGCGACAATCTGCTGCGCGCGGTGGCCGAGCGGCTGTCCGGCGCACTTGACCGTGGCGCCATGATCGCGCGGCTCGAGGCGGGCCGGTTTGCCGTGCTTGCCGATCGCATGGATCGTGCGCAGGCGGCGGCGCTGGCTGCCCGCTGCGTTGCGGCCTTCGCGCAGCCGGTGCGGGTCGGCGATCGCGCCCAGCAGGTTGCCGTCAATATCGGCGTGGCCGTGCTTCCGGGCGATGGCGAAACCGCCGAGGCCGCGCTGGGCAATGCCGAACTGGCACTGGTCCAGGCCACGCTATCCAATGCGGCCAATATCGTGTTCTACGAGGCCCGTTTCCGAAAGGAGATCACCGACCGGCTACGCACCGAAGTCGAACTGGTTCGGGCGCTGCGCCTGCACGAATTCGAGTTGTTCTATCAACCGCAGGTCTCGCTGGCCGACCGCCGCGTCATCGGAGCCGAAGCGCTGATCCGCTGGCGACATCCGGAACGCGGGCTTGTACCGCCCATCCAGTTCATGCCGGTCGTCAACGCGTCTGCCATCTCCAATCAGGTCGCCGGCTGGGTTCTGAGCACCGCTTGCCGCCAGGGCGCCGCCTGGGCCAAAGCCGGCCATGGCATCCGCATCGGCGTCAACCTGTCGCCATCGCAATTCAGCTCGGGCGATCTGCTGGTGGAGGTCGCCGCCGTGCTGGAGGCGAGCGGGCTGCCGCCGTCGCTGCTCGAGCTGGAAGTCACCGAAGACATACTGCTCGAGGACAAAGCGGCGGTGCTGTCGATTGTCCGCGGTTTGCAGGCGCTCGGCGTTCGCCTCGTGTTCGACGATTTCGGCACGGGCTACGGCAGCCTTAGCTATTTGAAGACCTTCCCGCTGGATGGACTGAAGATCGATCGCTCGTTCGTGCGCGAATTGATGCTCGATGCCAGCGACGCTGCCATCGTCGGCTCGACGATCGAACTGGGCAAGAGGTTGGGGCTGTCGGTCATTGCCGAGGGCATCGAGGACAATGCCACGGCGGAGCTGCTTAATGAAATGGGTTGCAAGGAAGGGCAAGGCTACTATTTCGGCAAACCTATGCCCGCGGCCGAATTCGCTTCCACATTTGTTGCCGACGAATACCTCGTGATGAGTGCTAGAATGTCCGCATAG